The Zingiber officinale cultivar Zhangliang chromosome 2A, Zo_v1.1, whole genome shotgun sequence genomic sequence tttatgagggagattggtagactatCTACTCTTAGGtcgcagcgactgaccgtctctctatcgtccggtgatacattggatgtcactcaggaggtcagaggatgcccgttagactttgaaaacattatactcactgtagatttattagtactgaaaatggtcaagttcgacattatcctctgcatggattggctgtcaacaTATCATGCCATGGGTGATTGCcaaacgagggtggtcacattccgacctccgaaccaaccctcgtgggatttcactaacATTAGGGATGATGGTATATCGACCATTTCTgcaattcaggctcagaagctactgtcacatggctgtcagggatttctattgTCGTTGATTAATCCTGACGAAAGCAGTAGTTCTTagctctcagacgttccagtAGTCTGAGAGTATGTGGATGTATTTCCAAATGAGCTACCAGGCTTGCCTcctcgaaggcaagtggagtttgctattgatcTGATTCCGGAGACCGCGCCGGCATCGAAAACTCCTTACCGTAtagcaccgaaagagttggacgagataaatgttcaactccaggagttattagacaggggatttattcgccctagtgtatctcTGTGGGGTTCTCCGATATTGTTCGTCAAGAAAAAAGATGGTAttttgaggttgtgcatcgattatagacagctgaatgcagtgaccgttagaaataagtaccccttgccacagataaaggatttgtttgatcagctcagaggtacatcagtgtattctaagattgatctgcggtccggatatcatcagctgagggtCAAAGATTCTAATATTTAGAAGACAGCATTCTGTACCCGATACAGACactatgagtttttggtaatgtcattcggGCTTACCAATACTCCATTGGTATTTATGGATTTAATGAACCGTGTTttcctggagtatctagatcggtTCGTTATCAtcttcatcgacgacattttgatctactcgcgttccgaggaggaacatgcacagcatcttcgcatagtcttggagactcttcgacgacatcgtctatatgtgaagttcagcaagtgtgtttTTTCGCTACCCTTagtcagttttctgggacacgtggtttctagcggaGGTATTTcggtagatcctcagaagatcgaggctatcaccagttgggagcagccgaaatcagttcaggagatccataATTTTTTGAGATTGGTCGGATATTACAGATagtttgttgagggtttctctcgcattgttatgccgctgacacgcctggctaggaaaggcgtgaagttcacatggtcagAAGCTTgagagaccagcttccaggagctgaagcagagattagtgtcggcgCCAGTTCTGGTTTTTccctctggagaggacggatttgtactctacaccgatgcTTCTCTACAAGATTTGGGCGCGGTTTTGATGTAgtacggcagggtagtctcctatgcttctcgtcagttgaaggagcatgagaagaactatccaatACATGATCTAGAGTTGGCCACCATTATCTTCGCTTTGgagatttggcgtcatcatctgtatggtatttatatttgagattctcactgatcataagagtctcaaatatcttttcacccagaaggaactcaatctccaacagaggagatggatggagttcctgaaggattataacTATACCATTAGCAACCATCCAGGGAAAGTTAATGTGGctgtcgatgcacttagccggaagtctagagggactttagcttgccatcgagttttagtcacggacttgattcagggtttctccgagttgggccttgaggagtagAGACAGACAGAGCAGAGTatccttgttaccatggttgctcaatcatcGATCCGGACAAGGATTCTAGAGGTCCAAGCTAGTGATCAGCgcttacagtccattggcagccagatagcttccgagtAGCAGAcggagttcacccgagatgacaagggtattatttatttccgaggtagattatgcatacctcaatctcacccagttacagaggagttacttcaggaggctcattacTCCCGAtgtgctatccacccaggtggaacccacatgtatcgagatttgaggtgttcctattggtggaacgacataaaGAAAGTCATcgcagagtttgtagctagatgtctagtctattagcaagtgaaggctgagcactagagaccttctggattacttcagaggattcctattccggagtggaaatgggagcacaccACTATGGATTTTGTAGTGGGATTGTCTAGGACACGACAAGGCCATGATGCGACTTGGGTAattgttgaccgattaaccaaatccacgcacttcttagcgattcgaaaGACCAATTCTCTGGATCAATTGGCAGAGTTGTATTGTTGGGAGATCATCatattgcatggtgttcctttgagcattatatcagatagagacccacagttcacgtcccggttctggcaaagtctgcagcaagctttgggcacacaactccatttcagtacagcattccatccgcagacagatagacagtcagagcggaccatccagacatcaaaggacttgctgaggtcttgcgttatggatttcagaggtagctgggaggaccaccttccattagtagagttcgcttacaacaacagctatcatttggctatccagatgacaccgtttgaagtgttatatggtaggccttgttggacacccaccctctgggaggaggttggggaggcccagctgttaggacctcatagagctcggcaggaggtagagttggtccgcgctatcagacggaggatgtctgaggcgcaggaccgtcagaagagttatgttgatcggagacggaTACCCCTGGACTTCTCTACTGCCGACCATGTATTTATAAGAGTCTCACCtacgaaaggagtgaagagatttggccttcgaggtaagctagctccacgatacattgggtcTTTCCAGATTTTCGAGagggttggagcggtagcttaccgtctaGCGCTACCACCGTCTCTGGCAGGCATTCACGATGCATTCCATGTGTCCAtactgaggagatatgtacccgacccagcacatgttctgtcagatatatcaattCCCATTTggcctgacgttacctacgaggaggttccggtacggattctgggcCACAGAAagtgtcagctgcggaacaagactttCCGATTGGTTAAAGtgggatgacagtatcattctgacgaggaggctacctgggagctcgaggatatgattcgagctcgataccctcatctttttacttgaggtatgtgggttatattttcgttcagcatttatactgtttatctattgttagtacttgtaGATGGTAAAGAACATAAATTTGGGGATcgaatttttattagtggagaaaatataaaataccatcacaaaataataataaataataaggtttaatggacgaataaccttaccagaatttttaggaatttcgaaaaattttctaggaatttttcagagttcgtatgacgtattttgaaGGGATGAATTTATAGGCTCGGGAAAACCCTATTTGGAATAGAAATTTAATGGGAGTTGATTTAGGAGTGTACTTAGGGTTTGATTAAGCAAAACCTAAGTATTTATACATCTCTATAGAACCTAACCTATTAATTCTCCTCCCGATTATTTTCCTTGCTCCCGACGTCGCCTCCCTGTTCTCACCGCGATCGTGTCGACGCGACGAGATCGAGCTCGCCGGTGTCGGTCACCCCATGCCGGCTGAGCCTCCCATCCTCATCACTGACCACCGCCCTCACCTTCCCTTTGTAGCTTCGTTGATTTGATTTGAGCGCCAACCCACCACCGGTCGAGCTACCCTTCACCTCTACCGATCGCCTAGGTCCGTCCAGCGGTTGTACTTCTCCCCGAGTCGCCGCCCCATGAGGGTAGATCTTTGTCCAAAAGGATGGGGGAAGTCGAGCCCTATCGTCGTGCCCTAGCCCTAGATCCACCACCGTTGTCCCTTCAGTCGCGCCCTAGTCTTGGACCCACCACCGCAGGCAACTCCTCCCTATTTCGTCCATCCACGCTTGTAGACAAAACCTCACTGTGAgaagacactacaacaaaatcgctcatagacatcagtggaacaacaacggttttaggctaaaaccgatgtctttgagtattttacaccggtttttctaaaaaccggtgtctatgagcgcagattttagctcatagacatcggttttttaggcgatgtctatgagcgccctttttttggttaatagacaccgattttaacatcggtttttaaaatctgatgttaatgaacccaaataatattttaatttttccccacaagccaaaatctgcacactgtgaattccctccaaacctaaatctttatcccgcccttCCTCCGCACGACATCTCTCTCGCGATAACCTAAACCttcgaccatccgaccatctctctcagcctaaacctaaacctccgaccatctctctcaacctcatctccctcttccccccttcctagatcctctcccgatcaggatcaagacacgacgaacttgcttctccgtccaaccacaccgcatctcctccaactcctccatttggttgagaagaggaggccttggTAGCGTACAGCATTCCCACCCGCGCGTCCAGAGCCACCGGTACCACCTCCTCCGCCACCTCCACGAACAGCGGGCTGAACCGCAGCAGGTACGGCTCCCGGCACGTCGTCCCCTCTGGGCACACCGCTAGGCCCCCCTCCACCTCCAGCAGCCGCCGCATCGTCGCCGCATCTCGTCCCCTGTCCCGGGTCAGCCGCACAGTCCGCATCGGCGCCAATGCCTCCGACACCCGGCTCAGGCTGTACGTCACGGCCGGCACCGTCCTCTCTAGCGCCGAGCACAGCATCACCGGGTCCAACAGCATCCGGTGCGTGCACACGTACACCACCCCCTTCTTCTCCCCGTTAGCTTTCCCATCTCCGGCCCTCCGGAATCAGATTCCGGTGACGGCGGCGATGAAGATGGATATTTTATAAGGGAAAATGATCCCCATCGCGATCTTGAACACGGCCAAAGGGATTGCCACGGGTATCCACATGAAGAACGCCATCATCTCGCATGGCGTCGGGAGAAAAGCCAGTCTTCCGTCATGGAACACAAGTGGCTTCGGGTACTTGTTTCTCGGCATTTTGCTGCTCTCACTCCTGGATTCCTCCTCTCTCACGACATAAATTtcctgaaaaataaaacaatcactTTTAACTCATATCTTTGATCGACTAACGTGGAATCGAAAGAAATGCAGGTCCAACCTTGGCCGAGAGTTGGTGGTGGTGGACATTGGAGAGGTTCACAATGGCCGCACCGGCCTTGACCATGTCCCTGAGAGCTCTCTGTTTGTCAGGCCAAGAGATGACCCCCGTGAAGTAGCAGCCCTTCACCACCTGCAGCTCCGCCCCCACCACCTCCCCCACCTCTAAGTACTCCTTCAAGAATCCCTCCACCATGAGCCTCGGCAAGGTGGTGAGCACAACAGCTCGCCTCCCTTTCAGCACCTCGCATGCATGCAGATGGAGGTTCTCCAAGAAAATTTTCGACAGCACAGTCCTAGCGATCAGCCTCAGGTCCCCCGTCCTCAGCCCGCAGAAGGTCACGAAGGCCATGATCCTCATCCCAAACTCGTGCTTCCCCAAGAGACACAAGGCAGGGGAGAGCGCGAGGAGGAGGAATTAGTATAACCAATCCTCTCGTTTCAGAGTAATATGATTATAACTTTCTTTTTGTTTGAGGTTCACATCCTTACtgtataaataattttttgatgATATTGTATATTTATGACTTATCTGATTATTTCTTTCAACTTGCTACTGTGGACCAGGTATGTTCCTTCTCATTTGCACCTTATGGTCTTTGAGTTGGTAAAAAACTCTCTGCGTGCGGTTCAAGAATGTTTTATGAATTCTGATAAGAATGCCCCTCCTGTTAGAATTATTGTCGCTGATGGGATTGAAGATGTTACAATAAAGGTACAATACCAATAAATACTTAATCTTCAATTACTGTTATTCTGCTTGGTAAGCAAGATTGCAATACttcaagaataagaaaggattagtTAAAAATTCATGTTGTCTTGGCAAGTTGCAGAATTTGAATTTAACACAGAATACTAGGTACTCTAGAAAATAGAAACTAGATGTAGTGAAGAtgaaaaatatgaatttaaattatattttctttggGAATTCTTGACAGTTACTGATGTCTTGCAGGCattttttatttcttgaaaagtgTTGATACTGCAGAACCACCAGATGTAGATTTGCAAGACAGAGAACAATTATACATTGAAGAACATAATTGGACTAACTCCTCACTCTTTAAAGTGGTTAATCAGATTTATCAGAAAACTATTACAAATGAAAGTTAGGGAAATTCTCAAATATTTCATGAATTTGGGGCTCATTGCTACTGGTTATTTTTAAACCAGACAATGATTATGTGAAATCCAAGAGTCTTCCACTTTGTCTATATCTGACTATATGCATACAAGAATACGTCAGAGCCTGTTGAAAATCTTTTACTGCCAACATGTATATCAGCATCTGCTGTTGATACAAGTATAACACCCGGATAAAtgcaaaaattttctaatttttgtaatttatcttcttcttaataTCATTAAATTATATCTTATGGCATTTCTCTGTTTGTTAATACTCATGGTTCGAGGAATTTCTTGTTACATATCAATCATCTAGTTTTTCTAGCTTTGGAATACTGATCTTGATATGCTATCAATTATTTCAGATATCAGATGAAGGGGGTGGCATACCAAGAAGTGGTCTTCCAAAGATTTTCACATATCTCTATAGCACTGCTAAAAATCCACTCGAGGAAAACGATGAAGGAAGCTCAGATGGAGTAATTATGGCTGGTTATGGTTATGGGCTTCCAATTAGTCGTCTCTATGCTCGCTATTTTGGTGGTGATTTACAAATTATCTCTATGGAAGGATATGGTAAATCCAATTCTTTCTTTATGCAATACTTAATCTCAAGTTCAATTTGTCCTGCTTGAATTCCAATATGGCTCATTCATTGCCTATTATGTTGCCAATACTTATTCGTGATTTACAAACTcgtgcttgctatgattttttgatacaaaccggatgctatgcttttgttacaatgattttttttatacaaaccgaatgctatgcttttgttacaaaccatatactagttggagactaaatgattgcctaagaagaaaggaaataGAGATTAGGAGatgcagtgagtagagtggctagataagctatcttaaatggtaaccttaggattaaaggattgatactcgaatttaacctaacctattaagataaatgggtaatcaatactaatccttattttgattgtttaaatgttgggctcctgtttcatagcaaaaggttcattttgtgactctaaactaagtttttttttttattgtttaagtgtattttctgaattttgagaaccaatttttttttgtacatctacCATCAAGTATGACCCTACTTAACCAGATATACACTTTTAGACCCCCCATCTTCATGCACATGGCTAACTGTAACCCGCGAGGTCTTCTGACTTTGTGTTTTTCAGTTCAGGGTCTACTAGTTTACTTATCTCTTGTGGGTTTTGAAGATACTTTGTGGCCTGTATAACATAGAAGAACAATGAGCCGTGGATATATAGCATGAATCTACTAATATGAATCACAAACTGTTGGATCAAGAAGGATATATCTTGAGACTAGCAAACCCAAAGGGCAAACAATGTTATGTCTTTTCCAACTAATGAATCTCCAAAGGGAAgataatgttgaaagaaacttgTGATTTGCAGCGAGGCATGGTTTCCTCAGTTGGGATGTGATAAGGTAGCTAAATAGAGGTAATACAACCTTTAACTTACCCTGACTATTGTATGAACTGATTAGAGGGCTTGTTGAGAATTAAGCTTCTAAACTACATGGAACAAATGATTATCGGAAGTTTGTAGGAAATAAGAACAAATTTGGGTTTATGCCCTCAGTAATTGTTAAAAGAAGTCGATGTTGTTTTTGagtatcaaatattttcaaatatgcatcttacccaatttatcaGACACCCTCTTTCCTTGCAATATGGAGGTCTTCCACTGATTATTTCCAGTAAAACTACTCCAAAAGCAAAGATGTTAGCTTGAATTTCCATTTCTTGTTGCTCTCGAGGAACATTATATTCTGGAAGAGAGACTCTACTGAAGTAACCAGCACTTTTCTTAGATTCTGAGAAAATAATTTTCCAGCTCTCAAAATCAACCAACTGCAAAAGAAATGTAAGAGGGTTTTATAATCTTAATCCATTCCGCTAATACAAAGATGTGAAAAAACAGAAACCAAGTTAGCAGCAAAAATCACTGAAGGAATTATCTGGGAAAGATGAAAGCCACAAAAAAAGGGCACAGTTACCTTTTGAttcactgcatatcaacccaccttgtgtttgcctgcttcattgattgcgtggtgatggtgaattttatagcttttgctccttattgtattatgtctattagccatgtgtatacaaagggcacagttgcattcttgcttatgagatttggaagatgacatcagaggtagtacaataaatagtatatctcttcatttgcttgttaactatgaacattttctttgttcttctatgcttccttcactgttatattcgttatcttccacagcagcctttaaaaactcagtattctattttatttgatacatgcacacatttgttttagttatttgacatatggtggatttatgtgtttttacagtttacaaatctcaagtactccagagttaaaattgatgaagtgcggttcgagtgggctgaatgcatgctagattacatttgagataGTTGTACATTgatgtgttaacagaatgttatactttgattttgatatctattagctagcttttgatgtaaaaagaatgtttgggtattttatggatattgttgtaagaagattatttatataatttgtgaatatttgtgtattttatggatattattgaatgatgaatatttgtacaatttgtgaatatttgtgtatttttttttgttattgtcggttttaaaatcaaatctgtgctgttaaaaaatatacatattacatcggttttccaccgatgtaaaaccggtgttataaagtaatattacatcggtcatttaccgctgccaaaactggtgttattaacatacaatattacatcggttttacaccgttgatgaaacgatgtcgttaagtgatactacaccggttaataaccgattcgaagaccggtgtcgttaagtaatactacaccggttttaacccgatgtctaaaatggcagacttttaacatcggcttcatagacatcggtcgaaaatcaaatagacaccggtggaaaaccgatgtctatgagcgattttgttgtagtgagatcACTGACCCCTTTTCCTCATTGTTGTCGCTGTTGTGTACTGTCGCCAGGGATCCACCGTCGATACTCCACTCGGAGAGGGAGTGGCTGGATAAGGTAATTGTTGCCTTTGATTTCTAAGGCTGTGTAAACCTAATTGTTTCAGTTTGTGGAATAAGTGGGTAGATTCATTTTCATGGTTGATTGAAACATCAGGTTAAATGACTTGTGTGATTAAATGAGTTTATAGGTTCATGAGATTGATTAATTAGTTAATGATGGGAAGATGTGTTTAGTATCATATTTCAATTCCTGCATTGGATTTGTTAGTTGAAATGAGATTGTGATTAATTGAATCATTAAATTGAGGATGAGATTAATATCTCCTATATGGGTGAAGCATGTAATTGAGAGAGAGTCAACATATGGACCAATTAATGAATGTATTAGGGTTGTTATAAATAAAACCCTAACATGATTAAAGGGAATAGGTGTATCTATTGGGATTTAGGATTTAGTTTGgctagttgatacatgatgtaaGTAGCTAAACTATACTATTggttacaggactctgattcgagatgggCACTTCGACGTGAGAATTGTTTTAGCATGATCTAcaataaaggcgggtacctttgacttatctccttttgatattgtcattacgATATGCAAGTAATATGTTATATCTAGTAGTAATTATTATGTTTATACCTGTCAtcgtatgtcactacttgataccggtggtatacttttatttttatctgttatgcatttaggCCTATATCATCTTGATTCTTGTCATGTGTAATTATGTTCATAGAAGTAGCAACATACGATGCATTACTGGGTACAAGACTAGCTACTAGTTATACCTGGCATGTGTACCAAGACATTATGATACCTAGTTTATTGTTATGgcttcattgttctttttggtacATATTAGATGGAGGCACATATTGTCAGGTgttacatgctttagtgtcatgcaccatcttgcatgattgcatgctgagcgattgtcggcgcTTTTgtagttgagcacatcaccagttacatgatcttcacacacaaccactcatgagttagtggtacatcaggcaaAGTGTGTGCagttgctctgtcagggctccactcggtcgctcatggATAGtagtgacgcagcgtggtagcggacagggatccctcctcttgactatgacacagggaaATGAGAGCTTCGCCTCCCCCATTtagttggggtaggaggatagttgtactccgacagcatcctgtccactcggtcactcaggagtagcgACGGCAGAgtacacagttgtcatagccccaCCCACTTGACCTCATCATCGCGATGAcggtggctgactggcgtcaggagtgaccatgtcatttgcatcatatgtatgaattgtatttatttgtgtgtggttgctgcattttggtggctgCATATGATTGGCACGCATACAAGAGACATTATGTATTTAGCCTGATGATTCTGCATCTGTTTGTATGGTTCACACccttatgtcaggataggaggtCTTGGTGACTACAGTTCTTTCGTTGTTCAGTTTGCTTTATCTATTATTATTCAGGAAATtgtactgcatgattattactgatagttatattactatgcatgtctactcgatacccgctgagttcattAAACTAACTCCACTAAtttattcctatttcaggttgatgccgtcAGGAGGTTCCAACTGCTAGTCCCCTCTCCATGTCGTGACAGTTTCTATTTTTGGTCTTTTGTTTCCTTACTATGTGACCTATAACTAGTGATGTGTAGTTCTTACACTCCTAGaacttttttttatattaaggtTGGGTATGCTACCCTCGTTTTCCGCTGCGAAGAATTTCTAGGTGGGTTGGTTTttcctcgttgtagtggagtaggtattAAATATATCTGTGATGTTTTAATACCGTTTTACATCTTTTCATAGTATGTTGTCAGCCGAAGGTTGTctttattaaactacgtggaatATTTTATTTACTTTATGGTATATGTTCCAGCTGTGTTAGCTGAGGATTGTGAGCCTTTGAGGGCTATGTATTTttagattcatattgtcaccggtacaggggagatgttgccagaTTTTCGCCGGCTGGGACCCTT encodes the following:
- the LOC122039710 gene encoding pyruvate dehydrogenase (acetyl-transferring) kinase, mitochondrial-like, with the protein product MVFELVKNSLRAVQECFMNSDKNAPPVRIIVADGIEDVTIKISDEGGGIPRSGLPKIFTYLYSTAKNPLEENDEGSSDGVIMAGYGYGLPISRLYARYFGGDLQIISMEGYGKSNSFFMQYLISSSICPA